TtatactctctccctctctctctctctctctctctctctgctctgctCTTTTGACCTTCTTGGGTGTTGTCAAGCtgttggaagaaaaaaacagagctGTTGAAATCTGATAACCCACATGAAGTTGTGTCCAAACCCTTTGCTAGAGTGAAACCATCaaagctatttttttctctGAGAGATAGAAGGATCTTGGTAGCTTCATTAGTTTTGTGTTGTAGATTGCCCTCTAATCTATGTATCTATCCAGTAAAGTTCAAATCTTTTGCATCCTGTTCGACTTTGTTGAAGAAGTGGCACGCTCAAACCATCGTCTAGATTCCGGattcttgatttatttattttcagtatCACATTTGCGCAAGTTTCTCCGGGAACAATACGGCTCTTCTTGTCCCGCCTATGCCCTTTCTGACTGTAGATGCTACTGATGTGTCGGTGAGGGTGcttgcaagttttagaatttcaatCAGTTAAATGGAGaatttttctcattcttgtGCATGTGCAACAGCCGACCCAAAGAAGACAGGACACCTTCTGGCACTGGAGGGGGCAAAGGAGAGGCTGCATTTATTCAAAGCAGAATTGCTGGAAGAAGGGTCCTTTGACTCGGTAGTCGATGGATGCGAATGTGTTTTTCACACTGCATCGCCTGTTTTGTTCTCAGCTGCTGACCCCCAGGTGCTTGAATCTTGCCATGTTAATCATCCAACGTTGTCCTTGTTTTCCTAAATAAGTAGATAGCTCATGGACAAACCATTCCATTCCATGTGGAAGGGGATTTGCTTTTCTTCTGCCACAATGAGTTCAGTTTCGGTTTTCTGATGCTTTTTTATGAGAATTTTACCGAATGATTTCTTCTGTTGCATGACTCAGGCTGAATTAATTGATCCTGCCCTAAAAGGCACCCTTAATGTTCTAAGATCATGCACCAAAGCCTCTTCTATCAAGAGAGTAGTTGTGACGTCCTCTATGGCTGCAGTTATATTCAGTGCAAAACCTCTGACTTCGGGTGTTGTCATTGATGAGACTTGGCATTCAGATCCAGAATTTTGCGAGAAATCCAAGGTTTGTATATCAAAATGTTCTGACAATATTGCTGTTCATTTCTTTTACTTGTGAAATTTTACTGTTGAATTACATTCAGAGTTCCTGTTACACAGTGAAACTGGTAAAATACTGATTCTGAGAGGAGTTGGGACATCAGGGAACATTTGTCTCTTAAATCACATAGCTTTCACTGGACACTTTTTACGGATACCCAAACCAAGGAGTGCCTGTCTCATCACTTACAGTTGTTTGTGTTACTCTTGCAATTTGGCCTGGCGCCATGTTAGATGCTACATATGCTTATTGAATACAACAGTTTCTCTATACTTTACTTCCTGGAGGAGAACTACTTATCTTTCGTTTCTTTTAGCCAGTAATCTCCGAATGCCTTGGATGACATCGAATGAAGTCCATGTCATGGCAATGGCTATTATATGTGTTGAATGAGGCGAAACATTCTAACAGTCTCTTTGGCTTATCTATCTTCAGCTCTGGTATATGCTTTCAAAAACCTTAGCAGAGAAGGCAGCTTGGGAATTCGCCAAGGAGAATGGAATTGACCTTGTCACGATAAACCCAGGATATGTGATCGGCCCTTTCTTGCAGCCCACTGTTAATCTCACTGTGCAGACAATACTGAACTTCATTAATGGTATCACTATCATCTAGCCATAAATTATGTTTGTTATTGAATCTTTGCCATTTTATTTCAGAGCGTCTTCATCAAACATTTGTGGATGCTTGTTCTCATTACCCAAAAGACAATCTCAAGTAGTAACTATAGAACTATGTTTCTGATTGAAGATGATCTCAGTGAAGTCGTATGCCCTTAACCATAGTTACGAGTTATGGGCGCATGTGTCTCACAATGTCTTTCTGCATTGGTCCATGGAATAGCTATCCTTCTTTGCTAGTTAACTGAATTTGGCAACATGAGGTCCCGAGGCCCTTTCATTCTATCTACTGAATCTGTCTTTATGTATTTAAGGGTTTGCTTAATTGGCTGCACAGACACACTATTATAATCATTTCTGGTAGATTTCCACGTGCGACATGGTTTTCAACTACTGGCAGTGGCAGCATTTGGTGCAAAGTTGTCTTGACATTTGCATGGGAGTAATCGAGGCTTATCCTGCAGGAGCTCAAACATTTCCAAATACATGCTATAGATTTGTTGATGTTAGAGACGTCGCACTCGCACATATCCTAGCTTTTGAAAATCATTCAGCTCACGGAAGATATTGCATAGTAGGCGAAGTCATACACTGCCATGACGCTTTGCAGATTCTCCGAAATCTCTACCCCACTTTGCACCTCCCCGAGAAGTAAGttataatttttccttaattcTTATCTTCTGTCAGACTGCTGTGTATCCAAGAGATTATGGTTGTATTCGTAATGGTGTAGATGCGAAGATGAGAAGCCTTTCTCGTCAAAGTATGAGATATCAAGAAAGAAGGCAGAAGCTCTGGGTGTCAACTTCACTCCATTGGAGGTGAGTCTGAGAGATACCGTCGAATGCCTCAAGGAAAACGGATTCATCTCTATCTAGGCACTTGCTTAGAACAGCATATCACAAGCTTGCTAATAATGACTTGTGGACCTGTGCTCTGTCCTCAGCCTTTCAGCTCCTAAATCATACAATTGTTCTGAATAATGTATCATTACCCACTTTTAGAGATTACTCTTGCCAGTTTTTCCCAGCTAATCTTAAGTTATTGATGTTTAGTTTCTCTGTCCAATTTGCCTGCCGAAACGACTCATCACGAAGAACATCAGAAATAATCTTTAAGACTTTGTAAGCAATGTCGAAAACttgtgagataaattgagtTAATGACTCAAGCTAGCGGTTAAGCCAAGAAGGCTCCTTTCTGGCCAACATACTTGACTGCCATTATGTATAACGCCAATAGAAAAATGAAGGACTCACTATAATTGGATATGAATATTAATGGCTGATTCTGCCAATGACTTATATGACCAAAATATTGGTGACTCATGATACTCTCAATCAACAGAGCATTGAACAGTGTTTCTGAGCTTAACAAAACCTTGATAATAATAGCTGGATCATAAGTAGACAATGCATACTGGCTGCGATTGCCATCCTGATGCAATAGAGATCTACACGACCAAATTGCATCTGAACTCGCAGCACCTAATAGTTGAGCATGCACTTTCTGTCTGCAGACGTAATGTGTTATCAAACAATCAATCTTCACTTCTGATGAAAGCATCTGAACTGCCATCTCATTTCATCTGCATATGCAATGGTCTGACAGGCCTTAGTATAACTCCCAGTGCATTATCCCATCCATAGCTTCAACACCTTATCTTTACCACCAGAAGCAACATTCTCACCGTCTGGATTCCAATCGACCGCAAAAACGTTCTCACGAGAACACGTGCTAAAGTAAGCAAGTGGTAGTCCATGATAGACATACAAACTTAAAACTTGTCTGATGACCATGTTAAGGGAACAAACCTCATCCGCATGACCCGGAAGATCTTGTTTCAACTTCTTCGTGCGAATATCCCAGATCTAAAAGTAAGCCAAATATTGAGCAAACATTTAAGCATTCAAATCAGgcaaaaattcataataatcaTAACCGGTAAAAAGGGCAGACTCCACATGCTATTGACATTTACAAATAGTTCAAACAGAATTAAAACAAGAAGCAAGAGTACATCACTCAAGCTTCCATTCGTACTCTGCTTTACGATATCCTCATCACCATATCTGGCAAAATAAGCAGACCTAACATGGTCTAATGgttcaaaaaataactttaaaTAGGCCATTGAGATCTCAATGAAAACAAGTTGCACTAGAACTCAGCAACCGGGGGGAAAAATCCTTATTGCTTGCACCATAAATAAACTAATTTCCTGTAACACTGATTATTTTCACAGATAATATTACAAGCTCTCCTGTTACAATTCTAAGTGACcacacttgatctctcttaaaGCTGGCCCATGACACACGTAAGTACTTTATGGAAATCATTCGAACGCTATATGCTTTGTGCAACTGACCTTCAGGGTAGTCTTTGCTCCCACTTAAAAGAAGTCTACTATCTGCAGACCAACCGTGCATTATGTAAATCATGATTAGAAATCATTCTCGAATGGATGAGacgagaaaattttgaaaataccTCAAACCTTATCTGATATACAGGCCCGACATGTCCACTGAATGCAGCAACAAACTTCCCAACAATACCATTACACAACTTCACAGATCTATCAAACGAAGCACTAGCCACCCATTGCCCATCCGGTGAAAAGTAGACACGATCCACAAGCTGCAAACAAAAAGCATAATTTCCCGCATTTACACCTAAGACGGTTCAACAAGGATCTAAAGTACTAGcctcaagaaaatattaggaGGATGTCTCATCCATTGAACCAGTGCCACCAGGATCACAATGTGAAGTACGTCCTTATTTAGCATCATTATGGCAATTGATAGTATACAATGGAACACAAACAGTCTTCTATATACAGTAAATACTTAGGGAATCAATCACACAGCAAAAGCAGGCAGCTGTCAAATcaatctccctccctccctccctcctctcccctCACACACGCGCACGCACATACCTGTTGATGATCGGTCATTCGTGTTTTCGGATGCTTACTGACAGAAGGTTCCCACAGAAACATAGTAAAATCATCAGATCCAGAGATCAATTTTTCGGGAGCATtgcctttcattttcttgtaaCTTTCTAATGCAACCTATTTTCATCAACAAAATACAGAAGTTCATATAACAATTACTAGAAAGTAGATTACAAATGTGCATAGACCCAAAGGCAGAGAATCACCACAAGGGGGCAGAACATGCACAGAGCAAAAAGACATGCTGGCTAATGCATACTAGGTTGTAAGAAAATAATGTCCAGAGAGAAATAACCAATGCATACTAAGTTGCATGAGCAAATCAATGTGCAGAGAGAAATAAATGTGTGATTTATTGCCTCATGATATAAAGATGATTCCACATAATAACAGTTACCTACTTGCTTCATTTCTTCAGAAGATGAATACTGTTTTCCAGTGTGATCAAAAGCTACAGTTCGAAGAACATACTCAGCGCTCAGAGCAGGGAGTTAACCCAGTGTCCATGATCCtacaacaaaaattttacagAAATAAGGATGAtcgtgaaaaaaagaagagagggatcTAGCAGCAACTTAGATTAAGAATGTGGACTTGGCAGTAGAAACTAAGAAAAGACATAACCACGCGAGCCATGAAAACTAAACTCTAACCTAAATATGCAATTCATATCTCAGAGACATCAAAAAATGGTGGTATTTCATTCTTACTGTCAATATCTCCCAAGAACTATACAATGAAAACATTCAAGGACATGATATTGCCAATAGCTGGGCTAAATAATATGCCCAATTAGTATGGGGTAGGTCACTAGGTGCCAAACTGCCTCCTGGCACCAAAGAGATTGAGTGAATGCAGCTACTCCAAAGGcgaaaataaatataaagctCCTGtggcgaagaagaagacaggCATGCAATGACCCTGCAATCTGTATAACAAACATCAAAAAAGATGTTACATTCAATTCCCTTATCAGCTTCCCCTGGGAGTTTCTCAGACATTAATTGTACAGTCCTGGGAGCtgcaagaaatttaaaataattacttcacCAGGTAACAAGTAGTAGAAGCAGCAGCAGTTTGGCAAAGTCCAAGGATACTCAGTAACTTGAAGGCAGAATTTACAAGTCCTCGCTTAATCTTAGGCCCATTAGAAGTTCGAATTAGTCAAGAAAACTTCACGTTATCCTTTTGTTGTTCATGGAGCACGGTACTAGCATATGGACATTAATACATCACAAAGTGATTAAATATTTATCTCAGTGTTGAATTGCCTCTCTTGTTCCAACTTGTCAGTGGGACAGCTATTAAGGATTGGGAGAGAGAATTcatgccaaaaatttgaaaccaTTAATTGAAAGGCAGTTTTACCAACAATTGCCAAAATTAAGGAAGTTGCATACCCAGTATACATTACAACGTCTCCTCCCCAATTTATGCATGTAATAGCTAGAGTATGACTGCTCAGACATATTACACATCTTCATAGTGTTACATCCCGTATGCATGCATCACCATCTTCACAAGAACTCACAAAGTGACGGCATGGGGAACTCAGATGTACTGGTTCCCAAGATAAACCTGTGATCCATTTCTTGTGGCCCTGACATAAAGCAGATTCAATTGTCTTAGTGGCACAGAGACTATTCTTGCTATGCATCAGCCATAAAATCAAGTTAGACACTTCAACACCTCACAAGTTATCGTCAAAAAATGGTAAAGAGTGTCAGAAAGCTTTCCTCAACAAAAAGGGTACACCATGATCTCATCCTATAAAGGCAAAGCTACACAATAAACTGTACTCACTACACTAACCTTATGGATATCATCCAAATTAACGCCAACACTGCTCCCACTTATTTTGCCGCATGTATCAATTAGAAGCAACAAATTGGCAATTTTATCCACCATTTCCTCTTCAATATGGAGTTATAaaccaagaaatattaataggAAATGGAGTTCCATGGAATCCTTTAAGGAAGGATTCGTGTAACACCAAAGGTCCAAAACTATTTGGTCCAAACAactttccagaaaataaatttaggtCAAAGTTAAATGAAGTCGGTAAAAGCAGCAAAATACAATCAACTGAATAAGATACTTTCTAGTCTTATAATGCAATAAGGATCATACAACAAGTGGATTGCCTGATGGTTGCACAGTCAACGGATCCCAACATTGGAGTTCTCCAGCCTTGCTTCCACTTACAAGATGCTTACCATCAGGTTACCATGTAATACAGAGGACCCAATTCTTGTGCCCTGAGTAAGAAGAAACTTTCATTAATCAAACAGACAAAAAGGAAACCAAGTAATCTATACTGCCAACAAACCGCTTACTAATATTTTTTCCACCCACAATCCACTCCATCAGTACAGCTTTCAGCTTATGCCTCCAGGAAAATTCAACCTACCGCaccttccctccctccttccaaccccccaaaaaaaaaaaaaaaaaaaaaaaaaaaagttaataaataaatatataaaaaggaaaactcaactGTTCTCCAGCTAAGCAAAAAGAAACCAACTATACAGCAAGTAGGCATGCGTATATTTAGATGCCCCCATGATGGGGAAGGGAGCATACAATTAGAAACTTGAAGGGCATAAGGAACTAAGAGATTCAAATATTCAACCGTTGCATGCAAACATCGGGTCCGAGTATTTAGGTCCCACAATCGGACTGTGATATCTCCTGAACCACTAGCCAGTTGCTTCCTGTCAGGTCTAAAGGCCACAGATAGAACAGCTTCTGAGTGACCTGCAATGGCAGAGAAATGAACCTTTAAAAGGGAATTTTATCTGTATATATCAGACTATTAGGAATAATATAGACATATTGCTTATTAAGCGCAATTTAATTACAACATGTCAAACAAAGGTCCTCCAGCACTCCATAAGGATTGAAACTGTAATCTCCATAATCAACATCCTTCTAACAACATTGCTCTCCTTGATACAATGGCACCCCACCCACCCCCCACACacgaaaaaagggaaaaaaaaaaaaacagatagtATGTTATGTTATGTCTAAGATCAGTCTAACTGAATCAGGGTATACTATGAATGATGGATAGTATCCAGCAGCTACCAGAGCTAAGAACTCTGATGGATAAGAAAGCTCAGCCTCATAACAGCAATTGTTGCTGAACAGCGATTTAAAGGACGAATTCGGAAAATGGCTTGTGGCTGACAGACTATGGACAAGACCTTCTCCACGGAAACCGCAATGTGAACCCATATTCAAAATGAATGACAGATATGTAGTTAGAGACCTGAGGAAGCTCCTTAAAAGCACAAG
This Eucalyptus grandis isolate ANBG69807.140 chromosome 7, ASM1654582v1, whole genome shotgun sequence DNA region includes the following protein-coding sequences:
- the LOC120295465 gene encoding phenylacetaldehyde reductase-like, which encodes MSGAEKVVGVIGGSGYIASWLVKLLLLRGYTVRATVRDPSDPKKTGHLLALEGAKERLHLFKAELLEEGSFDSVVDGCECVFHTASPVLFSAADPQAELIDPALKGTLNVLRSCTKASSIKRVVVTSSMAAVIFSAKPLTSGVVIDETWHSDPEFCEKSKLWYMLSKTLAEKAAWEFAKENGIDLVTINPGYVIGPFLQPTVNLTVQTILNFINGAQTFPNTCYRFVDVRDVALAHILAFENHSAHGRYCIVGEVIHCHDALQILRNLYPTLHLPEKCEDEKPFSSKYEISRKKAEALGVNFTPLEVSLRDTVECLKENGFISI